ATTCATCCCCTAAACCAGTCACCTGCAATTCATACCAGGAAATTCCCTCATCAAGCTCAAGTTCAGCAGGTTTTAGTAATCGTAACTCCACGAAGGGTTACTTTTTATATTTGGCTATAGCTTCCTGAACCGAAACAGACAATAATTTCCCATCATCATAAGCATCAATACGATTTTCTGCAACGTTTTTCCAGAGCGTATCAATAACCGGATCGGGTGAATCAAGGCTTCGGATAAGGTCTTCAATCAATGCTGACTTTTCATGAAGAGGTAAAACCAAGGCTTCTTTTAAGAGCTTTTCTTTGCTTGTCATGTAGGCGGTGTATTTTTCAGTATGTCAGTGCTGCAGTATGTCAGTGTGTCAAGGGTGTAGCTTTAATATGTAGTTACATA
This genomic stretch from Cyclonatronum proteinivorum harbors:
- a CDS encoding addiction module protein, encoding MTSKEKLLKEALVLPLHEKSALIEDLIRSLDSPDPVIDTLWKNVAENRIDAYDDGKLLSVSVQEAIAKYKK